The Entelurus aequoreus isolate RoL-2023_Sb linkage group LG23, RoL_Eaeq_v1.1, whole genome shotgun sequence genome has a window encoding:
- the LOC133640884 gene encoding beta-mannosidase-like: MRRTLRRCLRVRQFPSNYDSFNLPLRSFSGSADYRSRDQPGSNPADERASKLADHEGYFRRSKMIPRMFICLLVSLATICDVWSEPFRQSLDGRWRLWNSNRSLALPARVPGCVHSALTQQGFIQDPYFRFNDLAHQWISLDNWTYVTTFAVSDRLRSAQKVLLILDGVDTAASVWLNGVLVGHADNMFRQYVFPVRELLEEENVNVLRVDLLSPVLYANERRKAHWAYRVPPECPPDVQKGQCHVNFIRKEQSSFSWDWGPSFPTMGLWKGVRLEAFDAMRLVRFSAVPLRNASLSQWTVRVELLVEALRPARVDVTLAVPELSSQLTVASQFLPGTTRHVFTLHVNTSSQVRLWWPSGLGERPSYRLLVTASSQDGLPLLHTESKVYFRTVDLVQEPIADSPGLSFYFRVNGRPVFLKGSNWIPAHAFQDQVTPDALKNLLQSAVDANMNALRVWGGGVYEQDVFYSMCDEMGLMVWQDFMFACATYPTDDDFINTVREEVIQQVRSAFLEVLVPESTCN; this comes from the exons atgcggcgtacccttagaagatgtctacGTGTACGACAGTTTCCCTCAAATTACGACAGTTTCAATCTTCCGCTTCGATCGTTCTCAGGGTCAGCTGACTACCGGTCACGTGACCAGCCAGGAAGTAACCCCGCCGACGAGCGAGCGTCTAAGTTAGCCGACCATGAAGGTTACTTCCGTCGGTCCAAGATGATTCCACGCATGTTTATATGTCTCCTAGTATCCTTGGCGACCATTTGCGACGTTTGGAGCGAACCTTTTCGCCAAAGTCTGGACGGCCGATGGCGCCTGTGGAACTCCAACCGCTCCTTGGCGCTCCCTGCGCGGGTACCAGGCTGCGTCCACTCCGCCTTGACCCAGCAGGGATTCATCCAG GACCCATATTTCAGGTTCAATGATCTGGCCCACCAGTGGATCTCCCTGGACAACTGGACCTACGTGACCACGTTTGCCGTGTCCGACCGTCTGAG GTCCGCGCAGAAGGTGCTCCTGATCTTGGACGGCGTGGACACGGCGGCGTCAGTCTGGCTCAACGGCGTGCTTGTGGGCCACGCCGACAACATGTTTCGCCAATAC GTCTTCCCTGTGCGAGAGCTGCTGGAGGAGGAGAACGTGAACGTGCTGAGGGTGGACCTCCTGTCTCCGGTCTTGTACGCGAACGAGCGGAGAAAGGCTCATTGGGCCTACAGAGTTCCTCCCGAGTGTCCTCCGGATGTCCAGAAGGGCCAGTGTCACGTCAACTTCATCAGGAAG GAGCAGAGCTCGTTCAGTTGGGACTGGGGCCCGTCCTTTCCCACCATGGGGCTGTGGAAGGGAGTCCGCCTGGAGGCGTTCGACGCCATGCGGCTGGTCCGGTTTTCAGCTGTCCCTCTACGCA ACGCCAGCCTCTCCCAGTGGACCGTGCGGGTGGAGCTCCTGGTGGAGGCGCTGCGTCCCGCGCGTGTCGACGTCACGCTCGCCGTACCCGAGCTGTCCTCGCAGCTGACGGTGGCCTCTCAGTTTCTTCCAGGGACCACCAGACACGTCTTCACACTGCACGTCAACACG AGTAGTCAAGTCAGGCTGTGGTGGCCCAGCGGACTCGGCGAGCGACCGTCATACCGCCTCCTCGTCACTGCGTCGTCTCAGGACGGATTGCCGCTCTTGCACACAGAGTCAAAG gtatatttccGCACAGTGGATCTTGTTCAGGAGCCCATCGCCGACTCTCCCGGCCTGAGTTTCTACTTCCGCGTCAACGGTCGTCCAGTTTTCCTCAAAGGCTCCAACTGGATCCCTGCCCACGCCTTCCAGGACCAGGTCACGCCCGACGC CTTGAAGAACCTGCTGCAGTCGGCCGTGGACGCCAACATGAACGCTCTGCGGGTCTGGGGGGGCGGAGTTTACGAACAGGATGTCTTCTACAGCATGTGTGACGAGATGGGACTGATG